One genomic segment of Thalassospiraceae bacterium LMO-SO8 includes these proteins:
- a CDS encoding ABC transporter substrate-binding protein, with translation MTDTPLDLTLACWDYDRAAAVLDGRVAVAGCRLDAQVHPTSALFPLAVGEARFDVTEMSMSSYILQVAKGEGAYVAIPVFLSRAFRHNGFVVRADAGIETPKDLEGKRVGVPEYQMTAALWMRGILADEYGVDTDSFQWRTGALEEGTRKDRLTLDLPPHMSVTPIEAGETLQDLLLAGELDAVFAPKPLNALVAGDPRVRRLFPDFADVERAYHAKTGFFPIMHAIGVRKTLADANPWLPRALFDAFTQARDLAMAKLEGIWRGSANRLTLPFFHADMEETRALMGPDFWSYGFRANRAELDAMCRWSQVQHLAPRRVEPEELFHPSLL, from the coding sequence ATGACCGATACCCCCCTCGACCTCACCCTGGCCTGCTGGGACTACGACCGCGCCGCCGCCGTGCTGGACGGCCGGGTCGCCGTTGCCGGCTGCCGCCTCGACGCCCAGGTCCATCCGACTTCGGCCCTGTTTCCCCTCGCCGTGGGGGAAGCCCGGTTCGATGTGACGGAAATGTCCATGTCGTCCTACATCCTTCAGGTCGCCAAGGGCGAAGGCGCCTATGTCGCCATCCCCGTGTTCCTGTCCCGCGCGTTCCGCCACAACGGTTTCGTCGTGCGCGCCGACGCGGGCATCGAAACGCCGAAGGATCTGGAGGGCAAGCGCGTTGGCGTGCCCGAATATCAGATGACGGCGGCGCTGTGGATGCGGGGTATCCTGGCCGACGAATACGGCGTCGATACGGACAGCTTCCAATGGCGCACGGGCGCGCTGGAGGAAGGCACGCGCAAGGACCGCCTGACCCTCGACCTGCCGCCGCACATGTCGGTGACGCCGATCGAGGCGGGGGAGACCTTGCAGGACCTGCTGCTGGCGGGGGAATTGGACGCCGTGTTCGCGCCCAAGCCGCTGAACGCCCTGGTCGCGGGCGATCCCCGCGTCCGGCGCCTGTTCCCCGATTTCGCCGATGTCGAGCGCGCCTATCACGCCAAGACCGGATTCTTTCCCATCATGCATGCCATCGGGGTGCGCAAGACCCTTGCCGATGCCAATCCCTGGCTGCCTCGGGCCCTGTTCGACGCCTTCACCCAGGCCCGAGACCTCGCGATGGCCAAGCTGGAAGGCATATGGCGGGGGTCCGCCAACCGCCTGACCCTGCCGTTCTTCCATGCCGACATGGAGGAAACCCGCGCCCTCATGGGCCCCGATTTCTGGTCCTACGGGTTCCGCGCCAACCGGGCGGAACTGGACGCCATGTGCCGCTGGTCCCAGGTTCAGCACCTGGCCCCCCGCCGCGTCGAACCCGAAGAACTTTTCCATCCGTCACTGCTATGA
- a CDS encoding heme-binding protein — protein sequence MPQMTLDLAVAIVDGALAKGRDIACAPLTVAVLDAGGHIVALKRQDDSGILRVEIAVGKAYGALGFGVGGRELREKNPKFMAGVISTAPNGMVPAPGGVLIRDPDTGRIIGACGISGDTGERDEECAVAGIEGQGLRADPGEAKAH from the coding sequence ATGCCGCAAATGACCCTGGACCTGGCCGTCGCCATCGTCGACGGGGCGCTCGCGAAGGGGCGCGACATCGCCTGCGCGCCGCTCACCGTGGCCGTGCTCGACGCGGGCGGACATATCGTCGCGCTCAAGCGACAGGACGACAGTGGCATCCTCAGGGTCGAGATCGCGGTCGGAAAAGCCTATGGCGCGCTCGGCTTCGGCGTCGGCGGGCGGGAACTGCGGGAAAAGAACCCCAAGTTCATGGCTGGCGTGATCTCGACGGCGCCCAACGGCATGGTCCCCGCCCCCGGCGGCGTGCTGATCCGCGATCCCGACACGGGGCGCATCATCGGCGCCTGCGGCATCTCCGGCGACACCGGCGAGCGCGACGAGGAATGCGCCGTGGCGGGGATCGAAGGCCAGGGACTGCGCGCGGACCCGGGCGAGGCCAAGGCGCACTAA
- the pap gene encoding polyphosphate:AMP phosphotransferase, translated as MFEAAELNRKVTKAEFEAIEPELRAEMVRLQQELRQADFPVIVLFAGVDGAGKSESVNLLNEWMDPRWLVTCAYDKPSDEERERPAFWRYWRDLPSDGKIGLFLSAWYSQPLLDRVHGRIGKARLDTRLQRIVQFERTLADDGAVILKFWMHLDKKAQKARLKKLEKNPDHHWKITDSDWKHYKLYDTFIAAAERIITQTSAGRFQWKIVEGVDRRYRELTVLTTIRDRLREELDRRRAEAKAAAAAGKRRSRAAAKAGNGAGANETILDSLDLTQSVSRKKYADELKKLRPRLHAAFLKAQAKGVSSVLVFEGWDAAGKGGAIRRLTPALDARAVRVIPVAAPTDEELAHHYLWRFWRHVSRAGRFTIYDRSWYGRVLVERVENMIPPADWRRAYREINEFEAELTGHGTNLVKFWLHIDKDEQERRFLARQATPWKAWKLTDEDWRNREKWDDYEAAVNDMVERTSTAAAPWTLVEANNKRFARLKIIRTVCESLEARLR; from the coding sequence ATGTTCGAAGCCGCAGAGCTTAACCGCAAGGTCACGAAGGCAGAATTCGAGGCCATCGAGCCGGAGCTGCGGGCCGAGATGGTCCGATTGCAGCAGGAGCTGCGCCAGGCCGATTTCCCCGTCATCGTGCTGTTCGCCGGCGTCGACGGGGCGGGCAAAAGCGAGAGCGTCAACCTTCTCAACGAATGGATGGACCCGCGCTGGCTGGTCACCTGCGCCTATGACAAGCCGTCGGACGAGGAGCGCGAGCGCCCGGCGTTCTGGCGCTATTGGCGCGATCTGCCGTCCGACGGCAAGATCGGGCTGTTCCTGTCCGCCTGGTATTCCCAGCCGTTGTTGGACCGGGTGCACGGGCGCATCGGCAAGGCCAGGCTGGATACCCGGCTGCAACGCATCGTGCAGTTCGAACGCACCCTGGCCGACGACGGGGCGGTGATCCTGAAATTCTGGATGCATCTCGACAAGAAGGCCCAGAAGGCGCGCCTTAAAAAGCTGGAGAAAAATCCGGATCACCACTGGAAGATCACCGACAGCGACTGGAAGCATTACAAGCTCTACGACACGTTCATCGCCGCGGCGGAACGCATCATCACGCAGACCAGCGCCGGACGGTTCCAATGGAAGATCGTCGAAGGCGTGGATAGGCGGTATCGGGAACTGACCGTGCTGACCACGATCCGCGACCGGCTGCGCGAGGAATTGGACCGCCGCAGGGCCGAGGCCAAGGCCGCGGCCGCCGCCGGCAAGCGCCGGTCCCGCGCGGCCGCGAAGGCCGGCAACGGCGCCGGGGCGAACGAAACCATCCTCGACAGCCTGGACCTGACCCAGAGCGTCAGCCGCAAGAAATACGCGGACGAACTCAAGAAACTGCGTCCCCGCCTGCATGCGGCCTTCCTCAAGGCGCAGGCGAAAGGGGTGTCGAGCGTCCTGGTGTTCGAAGGATGGGACGCCGCCGGCAAGGGCGGGGCGATCCGCCGCCTGACCCCGGCGCTGGACGCGCGGGCCGTTCGGGTGATCCCCGTCGCGGCGCCGACGGACGAGGAACTGGCCCACCATTATCTGTGGCGGTTCTGGCGCCACGTCTCGCGGGCCGGGCGGTTCACCATCTATGACCGCAGCTGGTACGGCCGCGTTTTGGTCGAGCGGGTGGAAAACATGATACCGCCGGCCGACTGGCGCCGCGCCTACCGCGAGATCAACGAGTTCGAGGCCGAACTGACCGGCCACGGCACCAACCTGGTGAAGTTCTGGCTGCACATCGACAAGGACGAACAGGAACGCCGTTTCCTGGCCCGCCAGGCGACGCCGTGGAAGGCCTGGAAGCTGACGGACGAGGACTGGCGCAACCGCGAGAAATGGGACGATTACGAGGCGGCGGTGAATGACATGGTCGAACGTACCAGTACGGCCGCCGCCCCCTGGACCCTGGTCGAAGCCAACAACAAACGCTTTGCCCGCCTCAAGATCATCCGCACGGTCTGCGAGAGTTTGGAAGCCAGGCTCAGATAA
- a CDS encoding aldolase — MADGDGKAGKHASKDTFDRRATAEMEANLVKTDQWTLRQKLALTARMLAREGHGNALAGQITARGPEAGTMWTARFGLGLDEIRAGDFLLVDGDLKVLQGEGMANPSNRFHLWIYKARADVHCVVHTHPPYVSALSMIGVPLKAAHMDTAMFYEDCAFLDYWPGPPIGDEEGDLISTALGGKHSILLANHGQLAATATVEEAAMRSLYIEYAARLQLMAQAAGTIQEIDPKRGQEAHDYRLKPQPLNASFHYYARKVLREDPDCLEE; from the coding sequence ATGGCGGACGGCGACGGCAAGGCAGGCAAACACGCTTCCAAGGATACCTTCGACCGGCGGGCGACCGCCGAGATGGAGGCGAACCTCGTCAAGACGGACCAATGGACCCTGCGCCAGAAACTGGCGTTGACCGCGCGCATGCTGGCGCGCGAAGGCCACGGCAACGCCCTGGCGGGGCAGATCACCGCCCGGGGGCCCGAGGCCGGCACCATGTGGACCGCGCGGTTCGGCCTGGGCCTGGACGAAATCCGCGCCGGCGATTTCCTGCTGGTCGACGGCGATCTGAAGGTTCTTCAAGGGGAGGGCATGGCCAATCCGTCGAACCGCTTTCATCTTTGGATCTACAAGGCGCGGGCCGACGTCCATTGCGTCGTGCACACCCATCCGCCCTATGTCTCGGCGCTGTCCATGATCGGGGTGCCGCTGAAGGCGGCCCATATGGACACGGCCATGTTCTACGAGGATTGCGCGTTTCTCGACTACTGGCCCGGCCCGCCCATCGGCGATGAGGAAGGGGATCTGATCTCGACTGCGCTCGGCGGCAAGCATTCGATCCTGCTGGCCAATCACGGGCAATTGGCGGCGACGGCGACGGTCGAGGAAGCGGCCATGCGCTCGCTCTACATCGAATACGCGGCGCGCCTGCAACTGATGGCCCAGGCCGCCGGCACGATCCAGGAAATCGATCCCAAACGCGGCCAGGAAGCCCACGATTACCGCCTGAAACCGCAACCCCTGAACGCCAGCTTCCACTACTACGCGCGGAAGGTTCTGCGCGAAGACCCGGACTGCCTGGAAGAATAG
- a CDS encoding nitroreductase encodes MPNHDGAAVSPAVPQDIQAEIVETAITSRASIRAFLPTPVPRETIERILTAASYAPSGSNMQPWKVRVVAGDVRDRLIEAVSAEHDAGRAQERDFKYYPDPFPEPYLTRRRATGWGLYGTLGIAKGDKEAMHRQHGRNFLLFDAPVGLVFTIDNTLEMGSWLDYGTFLQNIMVMARGLGLHTCPQAAWCSFHTTVKQVLDIPEDEIVVCGMALGHADPDAVANTFRPVREPVDGFTRFMGFD; translated from the coding sequence ATGCCCAACCACGACGGCGCCGCCGTTTCCCCCGCCGTTCCGCAGGATATCCAGGCGGAAATCGTTGAAACCGCCATCACCTCGCGCGCGTCGATCCGCGCCTTTCTGCCGACGCCCGTGCCCCGGGAAACCATCGAGCGCATCCTCACCGCCGCCTCCTACGCGCCCTCGGGCTCCAACATGCAGCCCTGGAAGGTGCGCGTGGTCGCCGGTGACGTGCGGGACCGGCTGATCGAGGCCGTGAGCGCGGAACACGACGCCGGGCGTGCCCAGGAACGGGATTTCAAGTATTACCCCGACCCCTTCCCCGAACCCTATCTCACGCGCCGCCGGGCCACGGGCTGGGGGCTGTACGGCACCCTCGGCATCGCAAAGGGCGACAAGGAGGCCATGCACCGCCAGCACGGGCGCAACTTCCTGCTGTTCGACGCCCCCGTGGGGCTGGTCTTCACCATCGACAACACGCTGGAGATGGGCAGCTGGCTCGATTACGGCACCTTCCTGCAGAACATCATGGTGATGGCGCGGGGTCTCGGTCTGCATACCTGCCCACAGGCGGCCTGGTGTTCCTTCCACACCACGGTAAAGCAGGTCCTGGACATCCCCGAGGACGAGATCGTGGTCTGCGGCATGGCGCTCGGCCATGCGGACCCGGACGCGGTCGCCAATACCTTCCGCCCGGTGCGCGAACCCGTCGACGGCTTCACCCGGTTCATGGGCTTCGACTAA
- the tcuB gene encoding tricarballylate utilization 4Fe-4S protein TcuB, translating to MPQTETPLTRMAAASDEALQGDQMADLHDEARRLMTICNACRYCEGFCGVFPAMMRQNTFADGDLDYLANLCHGCNGCYYACQYAPPHEFAVNIPQAFARLRADTYRRYTWPGFLAGLFQNNGTLVSVLMAAGIGLVLLLVHLFNPPEVIHGQHAGNFYAVIPHNVMAWSFGGVFLYAVGVLLAGFWRFRRDTAPSQADETALSVAGATHDALVMKYMGGGGVRGKMDGCNYPSESFSQVRRVFHQMTFWGFLLCFAATSVATLYHYAFGWEAPYGYTSLPVLLGTVGGVGLLIGPLGLIYLKRIADPNILVNAQRGMDTGFLALLFLVSLTGLALLGWRETGAMGTLLAIHLGTVLALFLTMPYGKFVHAVYRYAALLRNRREQKR from the coding sequence ATGCCTCAAACTGAGACACCGTTGACCCGGATGGCCGCCGCCTCCGACGAAGCGTTGCAGGGCGACCAGATGGCGGACCTGCACGACGAAGCCCGCCGCCTGATGACCATCTGCAATGCCTGCCGCTATTGCGAGGGCTTCTGCGGCGTGTTCCCGGCGATGATGCGTCAGAACACCTTCGCCGACGGGGATCTGGATTACCTGGCCAACCTGTGCCACGGCTGCAACGGCTGCTATTACGCCTGCCAGTACGCGCCGCCCCATGAATTCGCCGTCAACATTCCGCAGGCCTTCGCACGGCTCCGCGCCGATACCTACCGCCGCTACACCTGGCCCGGTTTTCTCGCGGGCCTGTTCCAGAACAACGGCACCCTGGTCTCGGTCCTGATGGCGGCGGGTATCGGCCTGGTGCTGCTGCTGGTCCATCTGTTCAACCCGCCCGAGGTCATCCACGGCCAGCACGCGGGGAATTTCTACGCCGTGATCCCCCATAACGTCATGGCCTGGTCCTTCGGCGGGGTGTTCCTTTATGCCGTGGGGGTGCTGTTGGCCGGGTTCTGGCGGTTCCGCCGCGACACGGCGCCGTCCCAGGCCGACGAGACGGCGCTGTCCGTCGCGGGCGCGACCCACGACGCCCTGGTCATGAAGTACATGGGCGGCGGCGGCGTGCGCGGAAAGATGGACGGCTGCAACTACCCGTCCGAAAGCTTTTCCCAGGTCCGCCGCGTGTTCCACCAGATGACCTTCTGGGGCTTCCTGTTGTGCTTCGCCGCGACCTCCGTCGCCACGCTTTACCACTACGCCTTCGGCTGGGAAGCGCCCTACGGCTATACCTCGCTGCCGGTGTTGCTGGGCACGGTCGGCGGCGTCGGGCTTTTGATCGGCCCCCTTGGCCTGATCTATCTGAAGCGCATCGCCGATCCCAACATTCTGGTCAACGCCCAGCGCGGCATGGACACGGGCTTTCTGGCCCTCCTGTTCCTGGTCAGCCTGACCGGCCTGGCGCTGCTGGGCTGGCGCGAGACGGGCGCCATGGGCACGCTTCTGGCGATTCACCTGGGCACGGTGCTGGCCTTGTTCCTGACCATGCCCTACGGCAAGTTCGTGCATGCGGTCTACCGTTACGCCGCGTTGCTGCGTAACCGCCGCGAACAAAAGCGCTGA
- the tcuA gene encoding FAD-dependent tricarballylate dehydrogenase TcuA — protein sequence MKGLPEKVDVIVVGGGGAAMAAALTARERGASVLVLEAAPKDFRGGNTRHVRNIRYAHDAATDFVTGPYPVDEYYDDLLRVTQGNTDKELSRFLIEKSLDAADWMAARGVKFQPPLSGTIGLDRTNAFFKGGGKAVLNAYYATAEKRGIDCRYEAEVTDLKIEDGAFTAARVKYQGREQTVEARAIVLASGGFQADIDWLKEGWGEAAEGFLIRGTGYNKGRMLRVLMDHGAETAADADQCHAIAIDARSPKCDGGIATRVDCVIYSIMVNRRAQRFYDEGEDIWPKRYAIWGRLLAKQEDQIAFGIVDAKANDLFMPSLYPPLKADTIRGLAEALELDPDALEKTVADYNAACRRGENKDREFKPGVLDGLSTEGLTPAKSNWAQPIDTPPYYGYPLRTGITFTYLGVKVNKEARVQFKGKDGRAVSAANIFAAGEIVSGNILGQGYAGGIGMAIGLVFGRIAGEGAARNASN from the coding sequence ATGAAGGGGTTACCGGAAAAAGTAGACGTGATTGTCGTCGGCGGCGGCGGGGCCGCCATGGCCGCCGCATTGACCGCGCGCGAACGCGGCGCCAGCGTGCTGGTGCTTGAGGCCGCGCCCAAGGATTTCCGCGGCGGCAACACCCGCCACGTGCGCAACATCCGCTATGCCCACGACGCGGCGACGGATTTCGTCACCGGCCCCTATCCGGTCGATGAATATTACGACGACCTTTTGCGCGTCACCCAGGGCAACACGGACAAGGAACTGTCCCGTTTCCTGATCGAAAAATCCCTCGACGCCGCCGACTGGATGGCGGCCCGGGGCGTGAAGTTTCAGCCGCCGCTGTCCGGCACCATCGGCCTGGACCGCACCAACGCCTTCTTCAAGGGCGGCGGCAAGGCGGTTCTGAACGCCTATTACGCGACGGCGGAAAAGCGCGGTATCGACTGCCGCTACGAGGCCGAGGTCACGGACCTGAAGATCGAGGACGGCGCCTTCACCGCCGCCCGCGTGAAATACCAGGGCCGGGAACAGACGGTCGAGGCGCGGGCCATCGTGCTCGCCTCGGGCGGGTTCCAGGCCGATATCGACTGGCTGAAGGAAGGCTGGGGCGAGGCGGCCGAGGGCTTCCTCATCCGCGGCACCGGCTACAACAAGGGCCGCATGCTGCGCGTCCTCATGGACCACGGCGCCGAAACGGCCGCCGACGCCGACCAGTGCCACGCCATCGCCATCGACGCCCGCAGCCCGAAATGCGACGGCGGCATCGCCACGCGGGTCGACTGCGTGATCTATTCCATCATGGTCAACCGTCGGGCCCAGCGGTTTTATGACGAGGGCGAGGACATCTGGCCCAAGCGCTACGCCATCTGGGGTCGTCTCCTGGCCAAGCAGGAAGACCAGATCGCCTTCGGCATCGTCGACGCCAAGGCCAACGACCTGTTCATGCCGTCGCTCTATCCGCCGCTCAAGGCCGACACCATCCGCGGTCTGGCCGAGGCGCTGGAACTGGACCCCGACGCCCTGGAAAAGACCGTGGCGGACTACAACGCCGCCTGCCGCCGGGGGGAAAACAAGGACAGGGAATTCAAGCCGGGCGTGCTTGACGGCCTGTCGACCGAGGGCCTGACTCCGGCCAAGTCGAACTGGGCCCAGCCCATCGACACCCCGCCCTATTACGGCTATCCGCTGCGCACGGGCATCACCTTCACCTATCTGGGGGTCAAGGTGAACAAGGAGGCCCGCGTTCAGTTCAAGGGCAAGGACGGCCGTGCCGTGTCCGCCGCCAACATCTTCGCCGCCGGCGAGATCGTGTCCGGCAACATCCTGGGCCAGGGCTATGCCGGCGGCATCGGCATGGCCATCGGCCTGGTGTTCGGCCGCATCGCCGGAGAGGGAGCCGCCCGCAATGCCTCAAACTGA
- a CDS encoding carbamoyltransferase C-terminal domain-containing protein encodes MIILSLHTGYHDGTAALLDGYNLVAAVQLERLTRKKGDGGGIPEAAMDEVLAIAGLTRMDVDVVVLSRASFPARYFKSNALKTAEYAFHKIIGHEKLKDMCTQMQQRGEGEPAKLFREEMFRADFGFKEGVKIAYSNHHMSHALSALFYTDWDDALLYTADGCGDNVHYSHRILKDGRLDCLFGGENMTLQPRRVDSLGLAYGFTTQALGYRMNRHEGKLTGLAAFGEPAQAAALGRHFNVDAAGVIWSDFDSDAAMRDAIHKLAKGAEPADMAASVQKVLEDTVLASVRAILKRHPVRRLGLAGGVFANVRLNRLLCEETDTDETFVFPGMGDEGITVGGALQYLLEQDGLDAWLKQRRRLSSVYLGRDYNADADRVLAANGALKRIDGDPAETAAALIASGKAGAIYDGRMEFGPRALGARSILANPADAEINASLNARLQRTEFMPFAPYVAEEDAADVFDITKANRYAASFMTITTAVKPEWHKRIPAVVHVDGTARPQVVRRDENPLYADILSSFKAKTGLPVLINTSFNAHEEPIINTPAECRRALVDDRVDFVVTGQAVYTRNSS; translated from the coding sequence ATGATCATCCTCTCCCTCCACACCGGCTATCACGACGGAACGGCGGCGCTGCTCGACGGCTATAATCTGGTCGCGGCGGTCCAACTGGAGCGCCTGACCCGCAAGAAGGGTGACGGCGGCGGGATTCCCGAGGCGGCCATGGACGAGGTTCTGGCCATCGCCGGGCTGACGCGCATGGATGTCGACGTGGTGGTGCTGTCGCGGGCCTCGTTCCCGGCGCGCTATTTCAAGTCGAACGCCCTGAAAACGGCGGAATACGCGTTCCACAAGATCATCGGCCACGAAAAGCTGAAGGACATGTGCACGCAGATGCAGCAGCGCGGCGAGGGCGAGCCCGCCAAGCTGTTCCGTGAGGAGATGTTCCGCGCCGACTTCGGCTTCAAGGAAGGGGTGAAGATCGCCTATTCCAACCACCACATGTCCCATGCCCTGTCGGCCCTGTTCTATACGGACTGGGACGATGCGCTGCTCTATACCGCCGACGGCTGCGGCGACAACGTGCATTATTCCCACCGCATCCTGAAAGACGGCCGGCTCGACTGCCTGTTCGGCGGCGAGAACATGACCCTGCAACCCCGGCGGGTCGATAGCCTGGGCCTGGCCTACGGCTTCACGACCCAGGCGCTCGGCTACCGCATGAACCGCCACGAGGGCAAGCTGACGGGCCTCGCCGCCTTCGGCGAGCCGGCGCAGGCGGCGGCCCTGGGCCGCCATTTCAACGTCGATGCCGCCGGCGTCATCTGGTCCGATTTCGATTCCGACGCCGCCATGCGCGACGCGATCCATAAGCTCGCCAAGGGGGCCGAGCCCGCCGACATGGCGGCCTCGGTCCAGAAGGTGCTGGAGGACACGGTGCTGGCCTCCGTCCGCGCGATCCTCAAGCGTCATCCCGTGCGCCGTCTCGGCCTGGCCGGCGGTGTGTTCGCCAACGTGCGTCTCAACCGGCTTCTGTGCGAGGAAACGGACACGGACGAAACCTTCGTGTTCCCCGGCATGGGCGACGAAGGCATCACCGTGGGTGGCGCGTTGCAGTACTTGTTGGAACAGGACGGTCTCGACGCTTGGCTGAAGCAGCGGCGGCGGCTGTCTTCGGTCTATCTCGGCCGCGATTACAACGCCGACGCCGATCGGGTGCTGGCCGCCAACGGCGCGCTCAAGCGGATCGACGGCGACCCGGCGGAAACGGCGGCGGCGTTGATCGCGTCGGGCAAGGCGGGGGCGATCTACGACGGCCGCATGGAATTCGGGCCGCGGGCCCTGGGTGCGCGCTCGATCCTCGCCAATCCGGCGGACGCGGAGATCAATGCGTCGCTCAACGCCCGGCTTCAGAGGACCGAATTCATGCCCTTCGCCCCCTATGTGGCGGAAGAGGACGCGGCGGATGTGTTCGACATCACAAAGGCCAACCGCTACGCCGCCAGTTTCATGACCATCACCACCGCCGTGAAGCCGGAATGGCATAAGCGCATTCCCGCCGTCGTCCATGTCGACGGCACGGCGCGGCCCCAGGTCGTCCGCCGCGACGAAAACCCGCTTTATGCCGATATCCTGTCGTCGTTCAAGGCCAAGACGGGCCTGCCGGTGCTGATCAACACGTCGTTCAACGCCCATGAAGAGCCGATCATCAATACCCCGGCCGAATGCCGGCGGGCCCTGGTCGACGACCGGGTCGATTTCGTGGTGACGGGGCAGGCGGTGTACACCCGCAACTCTTCTTGA
- a CDS encoding N-formylglutamate amidohydrolase, protein MDKGRGSGQNEDGTDDTPSAATAGSQTPARAVDIFRPDAQTAPVVFASPHSGRDYSPAFVEQSCLDATALRRSEDAFVDQLFRRAPDFGAPLIRANFPRAYVDANREAYELDPRMFSGALPDYVVTRSPRIAAGLGTIARVVANGEEIYGHPLTFAEARRRIEATHRPYHRALMGLIDDTRQAFGGCLLVDCHSMPSNVTGTRSDHPLGDIILGDCHGTAAAPAMTALAERLLKELGFSVTRNRPYAGGYTTRHYGRPRAGIHVLQIEINRALYLDEAAIAPLPEMAEITARLDDFMAQLCAGARRLVLPEAAE, encoded by the coding sequence ATGGATAAGGGCCGAGGCTCAGGCCAAAACGAAGACGGCACGGACGATACGCCGTCCGCCGCCACGGCCGGGTCCCAGACCCCGGCCCGGGCCGTCGACATTTTCCGCCCCGACGCGCAGACCGCCCCCGTGGTCTTCGCCTCGCCCCATTCGGGCCGCGACTATTCGCCCGCGTTCGTCGAACAATCCTGTTTGGACGCGACGGCGCTGCGCCGCTCGGAAGATGCCTTCGTCGACCAATTGTTCCGCCGCGCCCCCGATTTCGGCGCCCCCTTGATTCGCGCCAATTTCCCGCGCGCCTATGTGGACGCCAACCGCGAGGCTTACGAATTGGACCCCCGCATGTTCTCAGGGGCCCTGCCCGATTATGTGGTGACCCGCTCGCCGCGCATCGCGGCGGGGCTCGGCACCATCGCCCGCGTGGTCGCCAACGGCGAGGAAATCTACGGCCACCCCCTGACCTTCGCCGAGGCCCGCCGACGCATCGAGGCCACCCACCGGCCCTATCACAGGGCGCTCATGGGCCTGATCGACGACACCCGCCAGGCCTTCGGCGGCTGCCTTTTGGTCGATTGCCATTCCATGCCGTCCAACGTGACCGGCACGCGCAGCGACCATCCCCTGGGCGACATCATCCTGGGCGATTGCCACGGCACCGCCGCCGCCCCGGCCATGACGGCCCTGGCGGAACGGCTGCTCAAGGAACTGGGCTTTTCCGTGACCCGCAACCGGCCCTACGCCGGCGGCTACACCACACGCCACTACGGCCGTCCCCGGGCGGGCATCCATGTCCTGCAGATCGAGATCAACCGCGCCCTCTACCTGGACGAGGCGGCGATCGCCCCCCTGCCGGAAATGGCCGAAATCACGGCCCGGCTCGACGATTTCATGGCCCAGCTGTGCGCCGGGGCGCGGCGGCTGGTCCTGCCGGAAGCGGCCGAATAA
- a CDS encoding N-acetyltransferase family protein: MTASDTIQIRDAAEADMAAIRDIYAHHVATGGGSFEYDPPDVAEMVRRRAAVVDAGYPYILAEDAGRILGYAYAGAYRPRRAYRYTVEDSVYVAQDAHRRGVGRKLLAELIRRCTADGYRQMIAVIGDSGNAGSISLHRKMGFREVGIIRNVGFKFGRWLDSVTMQLALGEGGDSLPEN, translated from the coding sequence ATGACCGCATCCGACACCATCCAGATCCGCGACGCCGCCGAGGCCGACATGGCGGCGATCCGCGACATCTATGCCCATCACGTGGCGACCGGCGGCGGCAGCTTCGAATACGATCCGCCCGATGTCGCCGAGATGGTCCGCCGCCGCGCCGCCGTGGTCGACGCCGGATACCCCTATATCCTGGCCGAAGATGCGGGCCGCATCCTGGGATACGCCTATGCCGGGGCCTACCGGCCGCGCCGGGCCTATCGTTATACGGTGGAGGATTCGGTCTATGTCGCCCAGGACGCCCATCGCCGCGGCGTCGGCCGGAAACTGCTGGCGGAACTGATTCGGCGCTGCACCGCCGACGGCTACCGGCAGATGATCGCGGTGATCGGCGATTCCGGAAATGCCGGGTCCATTAGTTTGCACCGCAAAATGGGCTTCCGCGAGGTCGGGATCATCCGTAACGTCGGATTCAAGTTCGGGCGCTGGCTCGACTCGGTGACCATGCAGTTGGCTCTCGGCGAGGGCGGGGACTCTCTGCCCGAAAATTAA